A region of the Spirochaetota bacterium genome:
TAATCTACGGAGGTCAGGTTATAGTTGAAGTTGTGATCTACTCATCAACGAAATATAGACAAGGTTTTATAACTATAAGCTACAGAAAGTCATACTATATATCCGATTTTGTAATTATGCTGTGAGATTAAGTGTCTTCAAAAAGTCATCCGAAATTACTTGTGTGGTGTAGAAACTATAACATTTAAGAGTAATTCTCTTTTATTGGAGTAGGTTTGACTTATAGGTTTGGTTTTACTATATTTCTATTAAAAGAATTTTTTGCTTCATTTTTCTGGTTGGGAACTTGATAGATGAATTAGAAGGTGATTGGCTAATTGTGATAAGCAAGAATTAACAGAAGTTCAAAACTATAAGTAGTGGTCTCAAACAGCATAATATAGCACCTGAAGATGTTAGGTCAAGAATAATCACAGAAGAAGGTGTTTATAGAGTTCTCCAGAATGAGTTTTTTGATGGAATTGGGAAAATATCTTTTTGTAGAAGTGGATAATGTATCCCAAAACACAATCATTCTTAGTAATTAACTGAAGAGTGACTGGAACTGACCTTAAAAATACCTTTTAGAAAATTTGTTGAGATTTTTGATGGGGTTGTAGGATAGTCTTCTTGTATGGTTTTTATGATTTTGGGATATTGCTTTTTGTTTGTGGTAGAAGAATTAGTAGAACAGGGTAATAGAGTTTTTTGGAGGTTTATCTATGCTTGAAGTGAAGCTATATTTTAAACAAGAATTTTACCGAGAGTTTATCTGCTCCAAAGATGAGCACCTAAAGGATTGTCATTTGAATGTTTTTTCAAACATACAACTAGCGAAAGTTTCTAAACTAGATAGCGCTGTAATTACAATCACAAATCAACAAAAGTTGTTATCCTTACAATAAGGAGATGTTTATGGATGAGTTTATGGACGAGGAGATGAAAAACCTAGTAGAATACAAAGACAAAATACAGAATAAGATTTTTCTGTTTATGAGAGTATTTGAATACAGGAGAAAGATAGGGTATTGGTCTCTTGATGTAACAAGTTATGAAGATAAAAAGGTAGCGTTCATTACAATATACGAAATTGAAGGATACAAACCATTTAAAGTTTTCTCGGATATCATTATAGGAGATAACGATAATGAAGAATCTGAAAAACTAACTATTTATGAAGGGGAAAAGCCAATTTCAACCAGAGATTTTATAGAAAAGTGTGATTATCTAATCAAAGAAGGTCTAGCGATAAGAAACCTAGGTGAATACTTAAAAAGAAAGTATGTTGAAGATAATGCTTATATTTTGAATTAACAAGGCTCTGTGAGAGGATTATCAACTGAAATACCAGGAAACTCTCTTGATAAGACAGATAGACTAGTATAGTTGGAAATGTGAATAACAGAGTTTATACCACCAGAGGTATTGTTCGTTAAAACTGAATTTGAGATAAATATAGGTAAATTACCATATTCACTGAGTATGTATATTCCACCTCCGCCACCACTATTGGCTCTATTATTGTAAATACGGGATGAGATAGTGTTAGCAGAACTTGAATGAAATGGTTCCATTCAATGTATTGTTTCTACTCCTATCAGCGTATATAGCACCACCTTCGTATCCAGAATTATTGCTTATGGCATTCACATATTGAGTTTTGATGCTTATACTATTTGGAACCAGTAGAATGGTGAGTGAAAAGTCTGGAACTTTGTCTAATAAACTAAGTGTAAAGTTGTAGTATTTGCTTAACTACATATCCAATCAGTTTCTCTAACTATCCTTTCTTTTAAGTAAGTTCATAACATCTGTGATAAGATTGTCTTGTATGGACATCATAACCTTTTCATCGTCTTCCGATGTCTCGTGGTCGTAACCAAGTAGATGTAGAATTCCATGAACCAATAACCTTACAAACTCTTCAATAGGTTCTACTCCGAATTCTTTACTCTGGGCAAAAACCCTATCTATTGATATTATTATATCTCCAAGATAAATATATCTTCCAACAATATCGCCATCAGGAAAGGATAGAACATCAGTAGCATAATCTTTGTTGCGGTAGTTTCTATTATACTCTCTTATCGTTTCATCATCACACAAAACAACACTTAACTCAACATTATCTCTGTTCATCTTCTCAAGGGTAAAAGTAGTGATCTTCTTCAGTGTCTTGATGCTTATAAACCTACTTTTATAGTTGTCTATAACATTAACTTTTATCATCCACCCTCCGAAGAAAGTCGTTTTGAATCATCACTTAATTGATCTTGTAAAATTAAGTAGTAAGACTTTGTATCCAAATTTATGTATGTAGTATAATCAATTTTCTTCTCCAAATACCATTATGTTATGCTTTTCTAATTGTTTATGTTGTTTAATAAATTTAGTATTGTTTAACTTTATTAGAAATTGAAAATATTCTCTTGACAATCTAATTGCTTTTGTATAGATTTATAGAAACTCTACAAGTTGAGGAGGTATTTATGAGTGAGTTTTTTAAGGTTGTTAACTTGAGGGCAAGGATAGAGGAGAGGGAGATTCTCAAGGGGCTTAACCTTGAGGTGAATAGAGGTGAGATACACGCTATTATGGGACCTAACGGTTCTGGTAAGACAACACTTTCAAGTGTTATTATGGGTAGTCCTACTCATGAAGTGGAAGGAGGAGATATTTTATTCAAAGGCGAAAGTATTTTGGAACTACCGCCAGATGAGAGAGCAAAGAGAGGGATATTCCTAGCGTTCCAGCATCCTGAAGAGATTCCCGGTGTAAGTTTCATAAATTTCTTGAGGATTGCTTATAATGCGGTATTCTCAAGCAGACTTGGTGATAAGTTTGTTCCACCGAAGCCTATGGAGTTTAGAAACCTTGTTAAGTCAAAAATTGACCTTCTGGGTATGGATGATTACTTCTTAACGAGATATCTGAATGAAGGTTTTTCTGGAGGTGAGAAAAAGAGAGCAGAGATGGTTCAGATGCTTCTTCTTGAGCCTGAGTTGGTTATCATGGATGAGACAGACTCGGGTCTTGATATTGATGCGCTCAAATTAGTTGCTAATGCAGTGATGAATTATAGAAGTTCTAACAATTCATTCGTTGTTATCACTCACTACTCCAGAGTGTTGAAATACATAAAACCAGACTTCGTTCATGTGATGTTTGATGGTAGGATTGTTAAGACTGGTGATTACTCGTTATCTGAGATGATAGAAGAAAAAGGTTATGACTGGGTTGTTAAGCAAGCAACCACAAATGCATAACCTTAATTTTTGGAGGTGATTTATGGCAAGAGAAGAGATCAAACAAATGGATATAAACCTTTCAAAGTATGACTTTAAAGACCCTGAACTTTATGTGTATAAATCCCAAAAAGGTATAAGTGAAGAGGTCGTAAAACAGATTTCAAAGATGAAGGGAGAGCCTGACTGGATGACGGAGTTTAGGGTCAAAGCATACAGAATATTTGAGAAGAAGGCCATGCCAACATGGGGTGAGAGATGGCTTTTGGATCAGATTAACTTTGATGAGATTTACTATTATGTTCGTCCAACTGATACCAAGGGTAATAGTTGGGATGAAGTTCCTGAATACATAAAGAAAACATTTGATAGATTGGGAATACCAGAAGCAGAGAGAAAATATCTAGCAGGTGTTACGGCACAGTATGAGTCTGAAGTGGTTTATCATAGTGTAAAATCTCAATGGGAAAGTAAAGGAGTAATATTTACAGATATGGACACTGCAGTTAGAGAATATCCAGACATTGTTAAGAGGTATTTTGGAACGGTTGTGCCACCAAATGATAATAAGTTTGCTTCACTGAACAGTGCTGTTTGGAGTGGTGGTAGTTTTGTATATGTTCCAAAGGGTGTTCATGTAGATATACCACTCCAGGCTTATTTCAGAATAAACACTCAGAATATGGGGCAGTTTGAGAGAACACTGATAATAGCTGAGGAAGGTGCTAGCGTTCATTATATAGAAGGCTGTACTGCTCCAATGTATTCAACAAACTCACTACACGCAGCGGTTGTTGAAATTATCGCACACAAAGGTGCTTATGTTAGATATACTACAGTTCAAAACTGGTCAAAGAATATATACAACCTTGTTACCAAAAGAGCGTTTGCTTATGAAGATGCTAGAGTTGAGTGGGTTGATGGTAATCTTGGAAGTAAATTGACTATGAAGTATCCCGCAGTTTTTATGCTTGGGAAAGGTGCTCAAGCAGAGATACTATCTATAGCACTCGCAGGAGCAGGACAAGTTCAAGATGCAGGAGCGAAAGTAGTTCATGCGGCACCATATACAAGTTCAAAAATAACGAACAAGTCTATAAGCATCGGTGGGGGTAAGACGATATACAGGGGTCTTGTTAAGGTAATGAAAGGAGCAGTCGGTTCAAAGAACCATACTTCCTGTAACGCACTTTTGATAGATGAGTTGTCAAAATCAGACACTATACCGCATATTGACATAAGTGAAGATAAAGTATCATTAGGTCATGAAGCAACTGCTGGTAGGATAAGCGAAGAACAACTATTCTACCTTATGAGTAGAGGGCTTAACGAACACGAAGCACTAGTTACGATTGTAAATGGTTTCATTGAACCTTTCACGAAAGCACTACCCCTAGAATACGCAGTTGAACTTAATAGGTTAATTGAACTGGAACTTGAGGACTCAATTGATGTAGGTGCAAGGAAGGTTAAATACTAAACTATAGCCTTGCTTTATCTTTTGAAGTTGAGTTTGTAGTCCAAAATATATAAGGAGGATTGTATGAATTTCACTAATTTTGGAACTTTAAACGAGAGACTTTCAAAGTTGGTTGATGATGCTAGAAATGATATAAGTAGTTGGGGGAGTTTTAAGCTCCCAATAATTGACAAGTCAAATCCAAAGTACAATATTGAATTCTCTAATAGACTACCAAGCGATTCCAAACTTATGTACACCAAGATAAGTCTTGAGGTTGTGTTTGACCCTATAGTTGATATACACTTTAACATATCAGAAGAACCAAGTATTAGAGTTAGGGTTGGAGAGGATCTTGTAAAGAAAGGTTTCTTTGCTAAAGATTTATACCTAAGCCTTGTAGGAGAGGATAAATTCACATCTGAATACTTCTTGAGCACTTTCAAGACACTTGATAACATATTCTTTTCTTATGCTATATCGTTTATTAAGTATGGAGTTATGATTTACATTCCAAATGATTTGGATGAGGTTGTGGTTAATATAAACAAAAACATAAAGAGTGATGTTTTAGGTTCGGTTTATACTATGTTATACATAGGTGAAGATAGTAATGTTAAGGTGTATGAAAGTATACTATCTGATACTGATGAAAGTATGTTTGCGTTTGAATTATCTGAGACTATACTTGGTAGGAACTCAAACTTGTGGTATAACATCATTCAAAATGTAAATCCTAATTCAGAATACTTCTCAAGTAGAAGGGTTGAAACTCTAGGTAGTAACAATGTGGAATTCAATGATATTCTTGTAGGTTCTAGATATACTAGAACAGATGACAAAATATTGATGGTAGGAGATAATGTAGAATCAAAGTATACGGGTATATACTTTACTAATGGAGATCAGAAGTATGATATTCTAGCAACTGCCAGACACAAGGGGTCAAACCAAGGTGCTGATGTTATTGTGAAAGGTGTTCTTGATGGTAGGTCAAAAGTTTATTTTTACGGAACGCTAAAAGTTGAGGAAAATCTGAAAGGGATAAACTCTCATTTAGGAGGGCATTCCTTACACCTTTCGCCTGAGTGTAAGTCTGACAGTATTCCGGCACTTGAGGTAGACTCGTTTGATGTAAAGACAGGACATGCTGCTTCACTTACTCAGTTGGATGAAGAGAAGTTGTTTTACATGATGTCAAGAGGACTTTCAGAGTATGAAGCTAAAAAGGCAATAGTTCAAGGATTTATTGAAGGTGCAGTTAGAAGAATCTCCGATAAGGATCTAGGTATAAAGGTTAAAAAACTTCTAAAGGAGAAAGGACTTGATGTGATAGAAACAGAACTAGAACTAATATAACTAAGTAAATATTCACTACTTGCTGAAGTTTATCATACTGTGTGAAAATGAGAAATCTACTTTTTTGAGAGTATTTATCATACCATAGTTGTGAATGGGAACTATTGTTTCA
Encoded here:
- a CDS encoding SufD family Fe-S cluster assembly protein; protein product: MNFTNFGTLNERLSKLVDDARNDISSWGSFKLPIIDKSNPKYNIEFSNRLPSDSKLMYTKISLEVVFDPIVDIHFNISEEPSIRVRVGEDLVKKGFFAKDLYLSLVGEDKFTSEYFLSTFKTLDNIFFSYAISFIKYGVMIYIPNDLDEVVVNINKNIKSDVLGSVYTMLYIGEDSNVKVYESILSDTDESMFAFELSETILGRNSNLWYNIIQNVNPNSEYFSSRRVETLGSNNVEFNDILVGSRYTRTDDKILMVGDNVESKYTGIYFTNGDQKYDILATARHKGSNQGADVIVKGVLDGRSKVYFYGTLKVEENLKGINSHLGGHSLHLSPECKSDSIPALEVDSFDVKTGHAASLTQLDEEKLFYMMSRGLSEYEAKKAIVQGFIEGAVRRISDKDLGIKVKKLLKEKGLDVIETELELI
- the ybeY gene encoding rRNA maturation RNase YbeY codes for the protein MIKVNVIDNYKSRFISIKTLKKITTFTLEKMNRDNVELSVVLCDDETIREYNRNYRNKDYATDVLSFPDGDIVGRYIYLGDIIISIDRVFAQSKEFGVEPIEEFVRLLVHGILHLLGYDHETSEDDEKVMMSIQDNLITDVMNLLKRKDS
- the sufC gene encoding Fe-S cluster assembly ATPase SufC translates to MSEFFKVVNLRARIEEREILKGLNLEVNRGEIHAIMGPNGSGKTTLSSVIMGSPTHEVEGGDILFKGESILELPPDERAKRGIFLAFQHPEEIPGVSFINFLRIAYNAVFSSRLGDKFVPPKPMEFRNLVKSKIDLLGMDDYFLTRYLNEGFSGGEKKRAEMVQMLLLEPELVIMDETDSGLDIDALKLVANAVMNYRSSNNSFVVITHYSRVLKYIKPDFVHVMFDGRIVKTGDYSLSEMIEEKGYDWVVKQATTNA
- the sufB gene encoding Fe-S cluster assembly protein SufB translates to MAREEIKQMDINLSKYDFKDPELYVYKSQKGISEEVVKQISKMKGEPDWMTEFRVKAYRIFEKKAMPTWGERWLLDQINFDEIYYYVRPTDTKGNSWDEVPEYIKKTFDRLGIPEAERKYLAGVTAQYESEVVYHSVKSQWESKGVIFTDMDTAVREYPDIVKRYFGTVVPPNDNKFASLNSAVWSGGSFVYVPKGVHVDIPLQAYFRINTQNMGQFERTLIIAEEGASVHYIEGCTAPMYSTNSLHAAVVEIIAHKGAYVRYTTVQNWSKNIYNLVTKRAFAYEDARVEWVDGNLGSKLTMKYPAVFMLGKGAQAEILSIALAGAGQVQDAGAKVVHAAPYTSSKITNKSISIGGGKTIYRGLVKVMKGAVGSKNHTSCNALLIDELSKSDTIPHIDISEDKVSLGHEATAGRISEEQLFYLMSRGLNEHEALVTIVNGFIEPFTKALPLEYAVELNRLIELELEDSIDVGARKVKY